From the Laribacter hongkongensis DSM 14985 genome, one window contains:
- a CDS encoding response regulator, which produces MIPSSPPARILVVEDEPKLAQLLADYLHAAGFEVECLDNGLTALDRLRAAPPDLMLLDLMLPGLDGLSLCRALRSFSSLPVIMLTARVEESDRLLGLEIGADDYICKPFSPREVVARVRTVLRRSQPAAAAPAAAMPADSQATPFVLDPDTLTASYHGHELELTRVEFRLLEVLVDSPRRVFSRDQLLGHVYDDHRVVSDRTVDSHIKNLRKKLAQVQPDADPIRSVYGVGYKFEP; this is translated from the coding sequence ATGATTCCTTCCTCTCCCCCTGCCCGCATCCTCGTGGTCGAGGATGAACCCAAGCTGGCACAGCTGCTGGCCGATTACCTGCACGCTGCCGGCTTCGAGGTCGAATGCCTCGACAACGGCCTGACGGCACTCGACCGCCTGCGGGCCGCCCCTCCCGACCTGATGCTGCTTGACCTGATGCTGCCGGGGCTGGACGGCCTGTCGCTGTGCCGCGCGCTGCGCAGCTTTTCCAGCCTGCCGGTCATCATGCTGACGGCCCGGGTCGAAGAATCCGACCGCCTGCTCGGTCTGGAGATCGGTGCCGACGACTACATCTGCAAGCCGTTCAGCCCGCGCGAAGTGGTGGCCCGCGTCCGCACGGTACTGCGCCGCAGCCAGCCCGCTGCGGCCGCACCGGCAGCCGCAATGCCCGCCGACAGCCAGGCAACCCCCTTCGTGCTGGACCCGGACACGCTGACGGCCAGCTACCACGGCCACGAACTGGAGCTGACCCGGGTGGAATTCCGGCTGCTGGAAGTGCTGGTGGACTCGCCCCGGCGGGTGTTCTCGCGCGACCAGCTACTGGGCCATGTCTATGACGACCACCGGGTGGTGTCGGACCGGACCGTCGACAGCCACATCAAGAACCTGCGCAAGAAACTGGCCCAGGTGCAGCCGGATGCCGACCCGATCCGCTCGGTCTACGGTGTCGGCTACAAGTTCGAACCGTAA
- a CDS encoding EF-hand domain-containing protein, with amino-acid sequence MPRQRTLLAALIASTLALTAGAAMARPGDYGPHCDTNGDGKISREEAQTMPRLAQEFDRLDTNKDGFLTRDELPRGHFRPYHGKRGGGWASLDVNGDGKISRDEARARPYLSQNFDRLDTNKDGFLTRDEMPRGHHRGQGGGFNRLDTDGDGRICREEAKANPQLGQNFDLIDANKDGYIDRSEMFRHMADQRFAWLDADKDGKISRDEARQAPRLAQWFDQIDTNKDGFLSRDEFMQHHNQAGMMPHRGGPAGQPPVQDNGLPFSGL; translated from the coding sequence ATGCCCCGCCAACGTACCCTGCTCGCTGCCCTGATCGCTTCAACCCTGGCCCTGACCGCCGGCGCCGCCATGGCCCGCCCCGGTGATTACGGTCCGCACTGCGACACCAACGGCGACGGCAAGATCAGCCGTGAAGAAGCCCAGACCATGCCGCGCCTGGCCCAGGAATTCGACCGCCTCGACACCAACAAGGACGGCTTCCTCACCCGCGACGAACTGCCGCGCGGCCATTTCCGCCCGTACCACGGCAAACGTGGCGGCGGCTGGGCCAGCCTTGATGTCAACGGCGACGGCAAGATCAGCCGCGACGAAGCCAGGGCCCGTCCGTACCTGAGCCAGAACTTCGACCGCCTCGACACCAACAAGGACGGCTTCCTCACCCGCGACGAAATGCCGCGTGGCCATCATCGCGGCCAAGGGGGCGGCTTCAACCGGCTGGATACCGACGGCGATGGCCGGATCTGTCGTGAAGAAGCCAAAGCCAACCCGCAGCTGGGCCAGAACTTCGACCTGATCGATGCCAACAAGGACGGCTACATCGACCGCAGCGAAATGTTCCGCCACATGGCCGACCAGCGCTTTGCCTGGCTTGATGCCGACAAGGACGGCAAGATCAGCCGCGACGAAGCCCGCCAGGCTCCGCGCCTGGCCCAGTGGTTCGACCAGATCGACACCAACAAGGACGGCTTCCTCAGCCGTGACGAATTCATGCAGCACCACAACCAGGCCGGCATGATGCCGCACCGCGGCGGCCCGGCCGGCCAGCCGCCCGTGCAAGACAACGGCCTGCCGTTTTCCGGGCTGTAA
- a CDS encoding efflux RND transporter periplasmic adaptor subunit: MSLTLPSLLKQRRVRTGLVLVAAVLLAGLFWPRQPAQVYATAKVGRGNLEDTVLATGIIKAYKQVSVGAQVSGQIKKLHVGLGQAVKAGDLVAEIDPRTQQNTLLDAEAQLAAYQAQLAGKTATLAKARQDFVRQETMLKDDATSREAFDAARASLDSASADVGQLKAQIEQARIKVSTARLNLGYTTIVAPIDGVVVSLPVEEGQTVNAAQTTPTLIKLAQLDTMTVKAEISEGDVPRIKPGLPVYFTILGAPDTRYRTTLRSIDPGPVALSDDTSTTGSSSSSGSSAGSTAIYYYGLMDVDNPHRQLRIDMTAQVSIVLAEAKNVLTIPSTALGERQPSGDYTVRVLNADGQAETRTVRVGLNNNVRAEVKSGLKEGERVIVGEQDAGAPPSQSGGRRRSPMGF, encoded by the coding sequence ATGTCCCTTACCCTGCCTTCCCTCCTCAAGCAGCGCCGTGTCCGGACCGGACTGGTCCTGGTCGCAGCCGTCCTGCTGGCCGGGCTGTTCTGGCCCCGCCAGCCGGCCCAAGTCTACGCCACCGCCAAGGTCGGCCGCGGCAACCTGGAAGACACCGTGCTGGCCACCGGCATCATCAAGGCCTACAAGCAGGTCAGCGTCGGTGCCCAGGTGTCCGGCCAGATCAAGAAGCTGCACGTCGGACTGGGCCAGGCGGTCAAGGCCGGCGACCTCGTGGCCGAAATCGACCCTCGCACCCAGCAGAACACCCTGCTGGATGCCGAGGCACAGCTGGCCGCCTACCAGGCGCAGCTGGCCGGCAAGACCGCCACCCTGGCCAAGGCACGCCAGGATTTCGTGCGCCAGGAAACCATGCTCAAGGACGATGCCACCTCGCGCGAAGCCTTCGACGCCGCGCGCGCCAGCCTCGACAGCGCCAGCGCCGACGTCGGCCAGCTGAAGGCGCAGATCGAGCAGGCCCGCATCAAGGTCAGCACCGCCAGGCTCAATCTCGGCTACACCACCATCGTGGCGCCGATCGACGGCGTGGTGGTATCGCTGCCGGTGGAAGAAGGCCAGACCGTCAACGCCGCCCAGACCACGCCGACACTGATCAAGCTGGCCCAGCTCGACACCATGACCGTCAAGGCCGAAATTTCCGAAGGCGACGTGCCGCGCATCAAGCCCGGGCTGCCGGTGTATTTCACCATCCTTGGTGCGCCCGACACCCGCTACCGCACCACCCTGCGCTCGATCGACCCCGGCCCGGTGGCACTCAGCGACGACACCAGCACCACCGGCAGCAGCAGCTCGAGCGGCAGCAGCGCCGGCTCGACCGCCATCTACTACTACGGCCTGATGGACGTCGACAATCCGCACCGGCAGCTGCGCATCGACATGACCGCCCAGGTCTCGATCGTGCTGGCCGAAGCCAAAAACGTGCTGACGATCCCTTCGACCGCGCTGGGCGAACGGCAGCCGTCCGGTGATTACACGGTGCGGGTGCTCAATGCCGACGGACAGGCCGAAACCCGCACGGTCAGGGTCGGCCTCAACAACAACGTCCGGGCCGAAGTCAAAAGCGGCCTGAAAGAAGGCGAGCGGGTGATTGTCGGTGAGCAGGATGCCGGTGCCCCGCCCAGCCAGTCAGGTGGCCGCCGCCGCTCGCCGATGGGATTCTGA
- a CDS encoding MacB family efflux pump subunit encodes MPHTLPLLVVDGVWREFAAGDDTVAILKDIHLTIEAGEMVAIVGASGSGKSTLMNILGCLDRPSRGRYCVKGQETRRLSPDELATLRRETFGFIFQRYHLLSDLDALGNAEIPAIYAGLRPDSRRERASRLLARLGLSNRLHHRPGQLSGGQQQRVSIARALVNGGEVILADEPTGALDSHSGQEVMAILHELHAEGHTVIMVTHDAGLAEHAERIITLKDGQIVSDAATARATGKAAPALPAAAEAPAGGWRARLDRLREAFVMAGRAMLAHRLRSFLTMLGIIIGIASVVSVVALGEGSRQQILSDISAMGTNTIDIYPGKGFGDRKSSAIHTLNDRDAAALAEQGFVDSVTPGVSTSATLRVGNTALTGQVRGVGQQYFQVKGVRLAEGQAFNAEAVTRYAQEVVIDPNTRQKLFGSGNALGEVILVNNLPVRVIGVTEEQKSVFGNSETLNLWIPYTTAMGRLLGRDYLNSITVRISDSVSTQAAETALVKLMTQRHGTRDFFVMNSDSIRQTVESTTATMTLLVSMIAVISLVVGGIGVMNIMLVSVTERTGEIGVRMAVGARQSDILQQFLIEAVMVCLLGGVLGVGLSLAIGVAFDQFVSNFRMVYSATSIVAAFACSTLIGVLFGYLPARNAARLDPVVALSRD; translated from the coding sequence ATGCCGCACACGCTCCCCCTGCTGGTCGTTGACGGCGTCTGGCGCGAGTTTGCCGCCGGCGACGACACGGTCGCCATCCTCAAGGACATCCACCTGACCATCGAGGCCGGTGAAATGGTCGCCATCGTCGGCGCCTCCGGCTCCGGCAAGTCGACGCTGATGAACATCCTCGGCTGCCTTGACCGGCCCAGCCGCGGCCGCTACTGCGTCAAGGGCCAGGAAACCCGCCGGCTGTCGCCGGACGAACTGGCCACCCTGCGGCGTGAAACCTTCGGCTTCATCTTCCAGCGCTACCACCTGCTGTCCGACCTCGACGCACTGGGCAATGCCGAAATCCCGGCCATCTACGCCGGCCTGCGGCCGGACAGCCGCCGCGAACGCGCCAGCCGGCTGCTGGCACGGCTGGGCCTGTCCAACCGCCTGCACCACCGTCCCGGCCAGCTGTCCGGCGGCCAGCAGCAGCGCGTCAGCATTGCGCGGGCGCTGGTCAACGGCGGCGAGGTGATCCTGGCCGACGAGCCGACCGGCGCCCTCGACAGCCACAGCGGCCAGGAAGTGATGGCGATCCTGCACGAGCTGCACGCCGAGGGCCACACCGTCATCATGGTGACGCACGACGCCGGCCTCGCCGAGCACGCCGAACGCATCATTACCCTCAAGGACGGCCAGATCGTCAGCGATGCCGCCACTGCCCGGGCCACCGGCAAAGCGGCACCGGCCCTGCCGGCAGCGGCCGAGGCACCGGCCGGCGGCTGGCGTGCCCGGCTCGACCGCCTGCGCGAAGCCTTCGTGATGGCCGGCCGGGCCATGCTGGCCCACCGGCTGCGCTCGTTCCTGACCATGCTCGGCATCATCATCGGCATTGCCTCGGTGGTGTCGGTGGTGGCGCTGGGCGAAGGTTCACGCCAGCAGATCCTCTCCGACATCAGTGCCATGGGCACCAATACCATCGATATCTACCCGGGCAAGGGCTTTGGCGACCGCAAGTCGTCGGCCATCCACACCCTCAACGACCGGGATGCCGCAGCACTGGCCGAGCAGGGCTTTGTCGACAGCGTGACGCCGGGCGTCAGCACCAGCGCCACGCTGCGGGTCGGCAATACGGCGCTGACCGGCCAGGTGCGCGGCGTCGGCCAGCAGTATTTCCAGGTCAAGGGTGTGCGGCTGGCCGAAGGCCAGGCTTTCAATGCCGAAGCGGTGACACGCTACGCCCAGGAAGTGGTGATCGATCCCAATACCCGGCAAAAGCTCTTTGGCAGCGGCAATGCGCTGGGCGAGGTGATCCTGGTCAACAACCTGCCGGTGCGGGTGATCGGCGTGACCGAAGAACAGAAAAGCGTGTTCGGCAACAGTGAAACCCTCAACCTGTGGATTCCGTACACCACCGCCATGGGCCGGCTGCTGGGGCGCGACTACCTCAACAGCATCACCGTGCGCATCAGCGACAGTGTCTCGACCCAGGCCGCCGAAACGGCGCTGGTGAAGCTGATGACCCAGCGCCACGGCACCCGGGATTTCTTCGTCATGAACAGTGACAGCATCCGCCAGACCGTGGAAAGCACCACCGCCACCATGACCTTGCTGGTGTCGATGATCGCAGTGATTTCACTGGTGGTCGGCGGCATCGGCGTCATGAACATCATGCTGGTGTCGGTAACCGAACGCACCGGTGAAATCGGCGTGCGCATGGCCGTCGGCGCGCGCCAGAGCGACATCCTGCAACAGTTCCTGATCGAGGCGGTGATGGTCTGCCTGCTGGGCGGCGTGCTGGGCGTGGGCCTGTCGCTGGCCATCGGCGTCGCCTTCGACCAGTTCGTCAGCAATTTCCGCATGGTGTATTCGGCCACCTCCATCGTGGCCGCCTTTGCCTGCTCCACCCTGATCGGCGTGCTGTTCGGCTACCTGCCCGCCCGCAATGCCGCCCGGCTTGATCCGGTCGTCGCCCTGTCGAGGGACTGA
- a CDS encoding efflux transporter outer membrane subunit, with protein MRKTSPLVLLPLLLALGGCASWTSTPYEAPVLDLPARWTPPALPAGVETTANWWQAFNDPALNTLVDEVLARNNDLAVAGLRLQQARLRAGLAFSNQLPSVSVRQTGNASRQLGQGDSVTHAYGLTGGLSYEVDLWGKLSRQHDASQWEAEATAADLAGTRLTLIGSTATLYWQLGYLNQRLTLAQANTAYTAETLKLVEAQYRAGAASRLEVLSASQSLESQKASETDLMQQREEARSALAILLDGPPGRVLPEPSLLPEASPPEVPAGLPAGLLARRPDLMAAELRLRSSLASVDVTRASFYPVLSLTGSLGTSSVALGQLLQNPLGVLASELTLPFLNWNERRLSVQVSENEYQQAQTKFRQTVYGALKEVHDSLSARQQLAEKDARLTASLAAAREVERLYGVRYRVGATSLKDWLDAQQIRRTAETGWLDNRFEQYRRQIILYQALGGGA; from the coding sequence ATGCGTAAAACAAGCCCTCTTGTCCTCCTGCCCCTGCTGCTGGCCCTCGGCGGCTGCGCCAGCTGGACCAGCACGCCCTATGAAGCTCCGGTACTCGACCTGCCGGCCCGCTGGACACCGCCCGCCCTGCCGGCCGGTGTCGAGACCACCGCCAACTGGTGGCAGGCGTTCAACGATCCGGCGCTCAACACCCTGGTCGACGAAGTGCTGGCCCGCAACAACGATCTGGCCGTGGCCGGCCTGCGCCTGCAACAGGCACGCCTGCGGGCCGGGCTGGCGTTCAGCAACCAGCTGCCGAGTGTGTCGGTCCGCCAGACCGGCAATGCCAGCCGCCAGCTGGGACAGGGAGACAGCGTCACCCATGCCTACGGACTGACCGGCGGACTCAGCTACGAAGTCGACCTCTGGGGCAAGCTGTCGCGCCAGCACGATGCCAGCCAATGGGAAGCCGAAGCCACGGCGGCCGATCTCGCCGGCACCCGGCTGACGCTGATCGGCAGCACCGCCACCCTGTACTGGCAGCTGGGCTATCTCAACCAGCGCCTCACGCTGGCGCAGGCCAACACCGCCTACACGGCAGAAACCCTCAAGCTGGTAGAGGCGCAATACCGCGCCGGCGCTGCCTCCCGGCTGGAAGTGCTGTCGGCCAGCCAGTCGCTGGAAAGCCAGAAGGCCAGCGAAACCGACCTGATGCAGCAACGCGAGGAAGCCCGCAGCGCACTGGCCATCCTGCTGGACGGCCCGCCCGGGCGCGTGTTGCCGGAGCCGTCGCTGCTGCCGGAGGCCAGTCCGCCGGAAGTCCCGGCCGGGCTGCCCGCCGGGTTGCTGGCCCGCCGGCCGGACCTGATGGCAGCAGAGCTGCGGCTGCGGTCCAGTCTTGCTTCCGTCGATGTCACCCGGGCCAGCTTTTATCCCGTGCTGAGCCTGACCGGCTCGCTCGGCACCAGCTCGGTGGCACTGGGTCAGCTGTTGCAGAATCCGCTCGGCGTGCTGGCATCGGAGCTGACCCTGCCGTTCCTGAACTGGAACGAGCGACGGCTGTCGGTCCAGGTGTCGGAAAACGAGTACCAGCAGGCACAGACCAAGTTCCGCCAGACGGTGTACGGTGCACTGAAGGAAGTCCACGACAGCCTGTCGGCACGGCAGCAGCTGGCCGAAAAGGATGCACGGCTGACGGCCTCGCTGGCGGCGGCACGTGAAGTGGAACGGCTGTACGGCGTGCGTTACCGCGTCGGCGCCACCAGCCTCAAGGACTGGCTGGATGCGCAGCAGATCCGGCGCACGGCGGAAACCGGCTGGCTCGACAACCGCTTCGAGCAGTACAGGCGCCAGATCATCCTGTACCAGGCACTGGGCGGCGGCGCATGA
- the mmsB gene encoding 3-hydroxyisobutyrate dehydrogenase — translation MSRVAFVGLGHMGAPMAKNLLRAGFPLQVFDLNLDAVNELTAAGARGAADVRQAVQGAEVVVSMLPASRHVEGLYLGDEGESGLLALLPAGTLVIDCSTISPHSAQKVAAAAAASGIDMIDAPVSGGTAGAAAATLTFMVGGSNAALDRAQPLLVAMGKNIFHAGGSGAGQVAKVCNNMILGVQMIAVSEALALGARQGLDVQVLSGIIDQSSGANWVTERYNPWPGVMENAPASRGYTGGFGADLMLKDLGLAVESAIEVKAAVPLGGLARELYAQWSQSGHGALDFSSIVGLFVPRETGGCR, via the coding sequence ATGAGTCGCGTCGCGTTTGTCGGTCTGGGCCACATGGGGGCGCCCATGGCCAAAAACCTGTTGCGGGCCGGTTTTCCGCTGCAGGTGTTCGATCTCAACCTGGATGCCGTCAACGAGCTGACCGCGGCGGGAGCCCGCGGTGCGGCAGACGTGCGGCAGGCCGTACAGGGCGCCGAGGTGGTGGTGTCGATGCTGCCGGCCAGCCGGCATGTCGAAGGCCTGTATCTGGGGGACGAGGGTGAATCCGGCCTGCTGGCGCTGCTGCCGGCCGGCACGCTGGTGATCGACTGCTCCACCATCAGCCCGCACAGCGCCCAGAAAGTTGCCGCTGCCGCTGCCGCCAGCGGTATCGACATGATCGACGCACCGGTGTCCGGTGGTACGGCCGGTGCCGCCGCCGCCACGCTCACCTTCATGGTGGGCGGCAGCAATGCCGCGCTCGACCGTGCGCAGCCCCTGCTGGTGGCCATGGGCAAGAACATCTTTCATGCCGGGGGCAGCGGGGCCGGACAGGTGGCCAAGGTGTGCAACAACATGATCCTGGGCGTGCAGATGATCGCCGTCAGCGAGGCGCTGGCCCTTGGGGCCCGCCAGGGGCTGGACGTCCAGGTGCTCTCGGGCATCATCGACCAGAGCTCCGGTGCCAACTGGGTGACCGAACGCTACAACCCGTGGCCGGGCGTGATGGAAAACGCGCCGGCCAGCCGTGGCTATACCGGCGGTTTCGGTGCCGACCTGATGCTCAAGGACCTCGGCCTGGCGGTCGAGTCGGCCATCGAGGTCAAGGCGGCCGTACCGCTGGGCGGACTGGCGCGCGAACTTTATGCCCAGTGGAGCCAGAGCGGCCACGGCGCGCTGGATTTTTCCAGCATCGTCGGCCTGTTTGTGCCACGCGAAACCGGCGGCTGCCGCTGA
- a CDS encoding enoyl-CoA hydratase/isomerase family protein produces MNPVPSVIFSEQLTPGGQRIATALLNSERTLNALTLDMIRLLAERLTRWQHDPDIALIVLAGSGDKAFCAGGDIRALRRQLVEEPEPCPHPFATVYFTEEYALDYLIHACTKPVLVWGDGIVMGGGLGLLAGASHRVVTETTRMAMPEINIGLYPDVGGSWFLNRMPGRIGLFLGLTGAPLNAADCRYVDLADYAIAREHQLAIMAQLAATRWSEQPADNHVRLSELLAGFAARSVDIMPAGRLQAHFDRIQELTDAATLPALAARFATARDDVDVWLREAVRGFAAGCPATAALTWEIRHRARHLLLAEVFRMELVLSVRCCSMGNFTEGVRARMVDKDNAPRWQPATLEDIRPDWLEQHFTSPWAESPLAHLGESA; encoded by the coding sequence ATGAATCCGGTGCCTTCCGTCATTTTTTCCGAGCAGCTCACGCCCGGCGGCCAGCGCATTGCCACGGCGCTGCTCAACAGCGAGCGTACGCTCAATGCCCTGACGCTCGACATGATCCGGTTGCTGGCCGAGCGGCTGACCCGCTGGCAGCATGACCCGGACATCGCCCTGATCGTGCTGGCCGGCAGTGGCGACAAGGCCTTTTGTGCCGGTGGCGACATCCGGGCCTTGCGCCGCCAGCTGGTCGAAGAACCGGAACCGTGTCCGCATCCTTTTGCCACGGTCTACTTCACCGAGGAATACGCCCTCGATTACCTGATCCACGCCTGCACCAAACCGGTGCTGGTGTGGGGTGACGGCATCGTGATGGGCGGCGGGCTGGGGCTGCTGGCCGGTGCCAGCCACCGGGTGGTGACCGAAACCACCCGCATGGCCATGCCGGAAATCAACATCGGCCTGTATCCCGATGTCGGCGGCAGCTGGTTCCTCAACCGCATGCCAGGACGCATCGGGCTGTTCCTCGGGCTGACCGGGGCGCCGCTCAACGCGGCGGACTGTCGCTACGTCGACCTCGCCGACTACGCCATCGCCCGCGAACACCAGCTCGCCATCATGGCGCAACTGGCGGCCACCCGCTGGTCGGAGCAGCCGGCCGACAACCACGTCCGCCTGAGCGAACTGCTGGCCGGCTTTGCCGCCCGTTCCGTCGACATCATGCCGGCCGGACGCCTGCAGGCGCATTTTGACCGCATCCAGGAACTGACCGATGCCGCTACCCTGCCGGCGCTGGCCGCCCGCTTTGCCACTGCCCGTGACGATGTCGATGTCTGGCTGCGCGAAGCCGTGCGCGGCTTTGCTGCCGGATGTCCGGCCACCGCGGCGCTGACCTGGGAAATCCGCCACCGGGCCCGTCACCTGTTGCTGGCCGAGGTGTTCCGCATGGAACTGGTCCTGTCGGTGCGCTGCTGCTCGATGGGCAACTTTACCGAAGGCGTACGTGCCCGCATGGTCGACAAGGACAATGCACCTCGCTGGCAGCCGGCTACGCTGGAAGACATCCGGCCTGACTGGCTGGAGCAGCATTTCACTTCGCCGTGGGCCGAGTCGCCTCTGGCACATCTGGGAGAAAGCGCATGA
- a CDS encoding enoyl-CoA hydratase → MTDYPGLQVEKRGSTAVVTLSNPPANTWTRDSLDALVRLVDDLEADAGIRALVLVGEGSKFFCAGADLKLFADGDSGTAAVMSQAFGRAFERLSAYRGVSIAAINGYAMGGGLEVALACDLRVAEAQAQLALPEASVGLLPCAGGTQLLPHLVGEGWAKRLILLGERIDAATAERIGLVEQVVPAGEALPAALAMAERAARQSPDSVVACKRLVQAARTLPPALNLPLERELFVGLFAGSNQQEGVGAFLQKRPPVWQVAGKEHA, encoded by the coding sequence ATGACGGATTATCCCGGTTTGCAGGTGGAAAAACGCGGCAGTACCGCCGTGGTTACCTTGTCCAACCCCCCGGCCAATACCTGGACCCGCGACAGTCTGGATGCGCTGGTGCGGCTGGTTGACGATCTGGAGGCCGATGCCGGCATCCGGGCACTGGTGCTGGTGGGCGAGGGCAGCAAGTTCTTTTGCGCCGGCGCCGACCTCAAGCTGTTTGCCGACGGCGACAGCGGTACGGCGGCCGTGATGTCGCAGGCCTTCGGCCGCGCGTTCGAGCGCCTGTCGGCCTACCGTGGCGTATCGATCGCTGCCATCAATGGCTACGCCATGGGCGGCGGGCTGGAGGTCGCGCTGGCCTGTGACCTGCGCGTGGCCGAGGCCCAGGCGCAGCTGGCGCTGCCCGAAGCCAGCGTCGGCCTGTTGCCGTGCGCCGGCGGCACCCAGCTGCTGCCGCACCTGGTCGGCGAGGGCTGGGCCAAGCGGCTGATCCTGCTGGGCGAGCGCATCGACGCCGCCACGGCCGAGCGCATCGGTCTGGTCGAGCAGGTGGTGCCGGCCGGCGAAGCCTTGCCGGCTGCCTTGGCGATGGCCGAGCGGGCTGCCCGCCAGAGTCCGGACAGCGTGGTGGCGTGCAAGCGGCTGGTGCAGGCTGCCCGCACGTTGCCGCCGGCACTCAACCTGCCGCTGGAGCGCGAGCTGTTTGTCGGCCTGTTTGCCGGCTCCAACCAGCAGGAAGGGGTCGGTGCCTTCCTGCAAAAGCGCCCGCCGGTCTGGCAGGTCGCCGGAAAGGAGCACGCATGA
- a CDS encoding acyl-CoA dehydrogenase family protein, giving the protein MDFALNEQQRAFQDSARDFARHELAPFAARWDEEETFPLDTLRRAGEMGFLGLYTPACYGGLELSRLDSAIVFEELAHGCTSTAAYLTIHNMVSWMIASFGAPALAEAWVPRMVTGELLGSYCLTEPGAGSDATSLSTRAERRGDHYVLNGSKMFISGAGSTQVLVVMARTGGPGAKGVSAFVVPADAAGVRYGKKEKKMGWNSQPTRSISFEEVSIPVANRLGEEGEGFTFAMKGLDGGRINIATCAVGTAQAALDAAQRYVGERRQFGAPLAQLQNIQFRLADMLTELVAARQMVRLAAWQLDQQQPEAGCYCAMAKRLATDLAFNVANQALQCFGGYGYLKDFPLERHVRDLRVHQILEGTNDIMRLIIARRLLQEGAPEVLR; this is encoded by the coding sequence ATGGACTTTGCCCTGAACGAACAGCAGCGCGCCTTCCAGGACAGTGCGCGCGATTTTGCCCGTCATGAACTGGCCCCGTTTGCCGCCCGCTGGGACGAAGAGGAAACCTTCCCGCTCGACACCTTGCGGCGTGCCGGCGAAATGGGCTTTCTCGGGCTGTATACCCCGGCATGCTACGGCGGACTGGAGCTGTCGCGGCTGGACAGTGCCATCGTGTTTGAAGAGCTGGCCCACGGCTGCACGTCGACCGCGGCCTACCTCACCATCCACAACATGGTGAGCTGGATGATCGCCAGCTTCGGGGCTCCGGCGCTGGCCGAAGCCTGGGTGCCGCGCATGGTCACGGGCGAGCTGCTGGGCAGCTATTGCCTGACCGAGCCCGGAGCCGGCTCGGATGCTACTTCGCTGTCCACCCGCGCCGAGCGGCGCGGTGACCATTACGTCCTCAACGGCAGCAAGATGTTCATTTCCGGTGCCGGCAGCACCCAGGTGCTGGTGGTGATGGCGCGTACCGGCGGCCCCGGTGCCAAAGGGGTGTCGGCTTTCGTGGTGCCGGCCGATGCCGCCGGTGTCCGCTACGGCAAGAAAGAGAAAAAGATGGGCTGGAACAGCCAGCCCACCCGCTCCATCTCGTTTGAGGAAGTGAGCATTCCGGTCGCCAACCGGCTGGGTGAAGAAGGCGAGGGATTCACCTTTGCCATGAAGGGGCTGGACGGTGGCCGCATCAACATCGCCACCTGTGCCGTCGGGACAGCCCAGGCCGCCCTTGATGCCGCACAGCGCTACGTTGGCGAGCGCCGCCAGTTCGGTGCGCCCCTGGCGCAGTTGCAGAACATCCAGTTCCGGCTGGCTGATATGCTGACGGAATTGGTGGCGGCGCGGCAGATGGTACGGCTGGCAGCCTGGCAGCTGGACCAGCAGCAGCCCGAAGCCGGCTGCTACTGCGCCATGGCCAAGCGGCTGGCCACCGATCTGGCATTCAACGTCGCCAACCAGGCACTGCAATGCTTTGGTGGCTACGGCTACCTGAAGGACTTTCCGCTGGAACGGCATGTGCGCGATCTGCGCGTACACCAGATTCTGGAAGGTACCAACGACATCATGCGGCTCATTATCGCGCGCCGTCTGCTGCAGGAAGGCGCGCCGGAGGTTTTGCGATGA